One genomic region from Candidatus Thermoplasmatota archaeon encodes:
- a CDS encoding Rieske 2Fe-2S domain-containing protein: MKITFLGHAGFLVETRRAVLAIDPWLSPGGAFDGAWFQFPRNHHLAPVVAEALEDSGRERVLYLSHEHKDHFDEPFLRSLPVRDLTLLLPRFRRNALVESLEDLGARELIVAGDRERATIGDLEMRLFIEDSELSRDSALLVRAPGGTFLDLNDCKIFDALPGIAREEGAIDAFACQFSGATWHPTCYEYPPERYRAISRSKNRSKFETVARALESLKPRVYIPSAGPACFLDPDLFHLNFEEDSPFPRSDALRAYLEDRLPSSIAAWREMMPGDVLDVETASVEPLGSERVDALNVRAYLERYAEDYRPWWALRRRITEAGAREVLEALRSELALKLETFELAARVPVPLIFGLSDHPAEVVRVDFARGSVDVTDARLPPEHYRISAPSREVARVLAGRITWEDFSLTFRMRLGRAPDVYHTLLQGFLILEREDLAHFCARVLDLESKKERLVVEGGGRRYVVDRYCPHSGADLSTAWIEEGRFLTCPRHRWQFDLQSGGGCLTNKTSIRACALDDD, encoded by the coding sequence GTGAAAATCACCTTCCTCGGCCACGCCGGATTCCTCGTGGAGACCCGCCGCGCCGTCCTCGCGATCGATCCGTGGCTTTCGCCGGGGGGCGCGTTCGACGGGGCCTGGTTCCAATTCCCCCGCAATCATCATCTCGCGCCCGTCGTGGCCGAAGCCCTCGAGGATTCCGGGCGGGAAAGGGTCCTGTACCTCAGCCACGAGCACAAGGATCACTTCGACGAGCCTTTCCTCAGGAGCCTTCCGGTGCGCGATCTCACGCTGCTGCTGCCGAGGTTCCGGCGAAACGCGCTCGTGGAATCCCTCGAGGACCTGGGCGCGCGCGAGCTGATCGTTGCGGGCGATCGCGAGCGCGCGACGATCGGCGACCTCGAGATGAGGCTCTTCATCGAGGACAGCGAGCTCAGCAGGGATTCCGCCCTTCTCGTCCGCGCGCCCGGGGGAACCTTCCTGGACCTCAACGACTGCAAGATCTTCGACGCCCTGCCCGGGATCGCCCGCGAGGAAGGCGCGATCGACGCCTTCGCCTGCCAGTTCTCGGGGGCCACGTGGCATCCGACATGCTACGAATATCCTCCCGAGCGCTACAGAGCCATCTCGCGGAGCAAGAACCGGTCCAAGTTCGAGACCGTGGCGCGCGCGCTTGAATCCCTGAAGCCGCGCGTCTACATTCCCTCCGCCGGGCCGGCCTGTTTCCTCGATCCCGACCTTTTCCACCTCAATTTCGAGGAGGATTCGCCCTTCCCCAGATCCGATGCGCTGCGGGCCTACCTCGAGGACCGGCTTCCCTCGTCGATCGCGGCCTGGCGGGAGATGATGCCGGGCGACGTGCTCGACGTCGAGACCGCGTCCGTGGAACCCCTGGGGTCGGAAAGGGTCGACGCATTGAACGTGCGGGCCTATCTCGAACGCTACGCGGAGGATTATCGCCCGTGGTGGGCCCTGCGACGGCGCATCACGGAGGCCGGGGCGCGGGAGGTCCTCGAGGCGCTGAGGTCCGAGCTCGCCCTGAAGCTGGAGACGTTCGAGCTTGCGGCGCGCGTCCCCGTTCCGCTCATCTTCGGGCTCTCCGATCATCCGGCCGAGGTCGTGCGGGTGGACTTCGCCCGCGGAAGCGTCGACGTCACGGATGCGCGGCTCCCGCCCGAGCACTATCGCATCTCGGCGCCCTCGCGGGAGGTGGCCCGGGTCCTCGCGGGCAGGATCACCTGGGAGGATTTCTCCCTCACCTTCCGCATGAGGCTCGGCCGCGCGCCGGACGTGTACCATACCTTGCTGCAGGGCTTCCTCATCCTCGAGCGCGAGGACCTCGCCCATTTCTGCGCCCGCGTCCTCGACCTCGAGTCGAAGAAGGAGCGGCTCGTGGTCGAAGGCGGAGGCCGCCGCTACGTCGTCGACCGCTATTGCCCCCACAGCGGGGCCGACCTGTCGACCGCGTGGATCGAGGAGGGACGGTTCCTCACGTGTCCCCGCCACCGATGGCAGTTCGACCTCCAATCGGGCGGCGGCTGCCTCACGAACAAGACGAGCATCCGCGCCTGCGCGCTCGACGACGACTGA
- a CDS encoding asparagine synthase-related protein, giving the protein MNGLFLYVGDRVRDVSSVHAEAFRLTPSILQASWAGSRALVSVFHHEEGLNAGAAVHAARDEVRFIQGYFADHIGRVDRASDPLFDRVLGPGTPPHGSFNAGRLDLRARTIEIRSDAVGTLPLYVYRGSRELFVSTRVDAIASAALEPLTPNARAALDILTVGCALAGETRYEEVTLLPHALDAVVDVDSARVEVSSTWSPACGAASESGLGERADVIHRVLGAAVAHGALAPPERVFLGLSGGMDSRTVYALAPPGLRVYTMGFGGSPERRFAAKVLAAAPKASRSDALEITPDLVARGFDDGMRQMDGHGTTRIGYAPVLFARFRAEGARAMYDTLPADATLGGSYISKPYGRPSTFLRDLATGARETPFGPGSNARLAARVAEAILYETPAEVRSRLGDVVDRHARARGKRLVDLALRVAPRPVYEENLSDVLNLFVGAWRGALRSAANVNRAYVDTSFPFLDRAVVDACLATRPSQRSWRRVYRALYRRHLPAFARIPATSTGHARPSASTARIVARTYAEAALRRFGAWPARRSYVDYAGWFERETRFREAVSGGDGAWSTWSAALRQATLNRWAFEPKHLESVTP; this is encoded by the coding sequence GTGAACGGTCTTTTCCTCTACGTCGGCGACCGCGTGCGCGACGTCTCGAGCGTCCACGCCGAAGCCTTCCGCCTCACGCCGTCCATCCTGCAGGCCTCGTGGGCGGGCTCGCGCGCGCTCGTCTCCGTCTTCCACCACGAAGAAGGGCTGAACGCGGGCGCCGCCGTTCACGCTGCGCGCGACGAGGTGCGGTTCATCCAGGGGTACTTCGCCGACCACATCGGCCGCGTCGACCGGGCCTCGGACCCGCTCTTCGACCGCGTCCTCGGACCCGGGACGCCGCCGCACGGATCGTTCAACGCGGGGCGTCTCGACCTCAGGGCCCGGACGATCGAGATCCGGAGCGACGCGGTCGGGACGCTTCCGCTCTACGTGTATCGGGGCTCGCGGGAGCTGTTCGTCTCCACCCGTGTCGACGCGATCGCGAGCGCGGCCCTCGAACCCCTCACCCCGAATGCGCGCGCGGCGCTGGACATCCTGACGGTGGGGTGCGCGCTCGCGGGCGAGACGCGCTACGAGGAGGTCACGCTCCTGCCTCACGCGCTCGACGCCGTCGTCGACGTCGATTCCGCCCGGGTCGAAGTTTCCTCGACCTGGTCCCCGGCATGCGGCGCCGCTTCCGAGTCGGGCCTCGGCGAACGCGCCGACGTCATCCACCGCGTCCTGGGAGCGGCGGTCGCGCACGGCGCGCTCGCGCCGCCCGAGCGCGTCTTCCTCGGCCTGAGCGGCGGCATGGATTCGCGGACGGTGTACGCCCTCGCGCCTCCCGGCCTGCGCGTCTACACGATGGGCTTCGGGGGATCGCCCGAGCGCCGCTTCGCCGCAAAGGTCCTCGCCGCCGCGCCGAAGGCGTCGCGATCGGACGCCCTCGAGATCACGCCCGATCTCGTCGCGCGCGGCTTCGACGACGGGATGCGGCAGATGGACGGTCACGGGACGACGCGCATCGGATACGCGCCCGTCCTCTTCGCGCGCTTCCGCGCGGAGGGGGCGCGGGCCATGTACGACACGCTCCCGGCCGACGCGACGCTCGGGGGAAGCTACATCTCGAAACCCTACGGGCGGCCCTCGACGTTCCTCCGGGATCTCGCCACGGGCGCGCGCGAGACGCCCTTCGGCCCCGGCTCGAACGCCCGGCTCGCCGCGCGCGTCGCCGAAGCGATCCTGTACGAGACCCCCGCCGAGGTCCGCTCGCGGCTCGGCGACGTCGTCGACCGACATGCCCGGGCGCGCGGGAAGCGTCTCGTCGACCTTGCGCTCCGAGTCGCGCCGCGACCGGTCTACGAGGAGAATCTCTCGGACGTGCTGAACCTCTTCGTCGGCGCGTGGCGCGGGGCCCTGCGAAGCGCCGCGAACGTCAACCGGGCCTACGTCGATACGAGCTTTCCTTTCCTCGATCGCGCGGTCGTCGACGCCTGCCTCGCGACGAGGCCATCGCAACGGAGCTGGCGTCGCGTGTATCGCGCCCTGTATCGTCGGCACCTGCCCGCGTTCGCGCGCATTCCCGCCACGAGCACGGGCCACGCCCGGCCGAGCGCCTCGACGGCGCGCATCGTCGCGCGCACCTACGCGGAGGCCGCCCTGCGGCGCTTCGGAGCCTGGCCCGCGCGGCGCAGTTACGTGGACTACGCGGGGTGGTTCGAACGCGAGACCCGTTTCAGGGAAGCCGTATCGGGAGGCGACGGCGCCTGGAGCACCTGGAGCGCGGCCCTGCGCCAGGCGACGCTGAACCGGTGGGCCTTCGAGCCGAAGCATCTCGAGTCGGTGACACCGTGA
- a CDS encoding 50S ribosomal protein L15e — MAKSFYGYVRDAWKKYNDADHLEIRQQRLMAWRRESVVVRIERPTRIDRARSLGYRAKQGYVMARVRVRRGGLRKERPSRRRKAVGFGVASISASKSIQRIGEERVQKRFPNLEVLNSYWVGQDGKHKFYEVILVDPVHPVIKNDPKISWIAHPGNTNRVYRGKTSAGRKGRGLHKKGIGTEKNRPSIRANDNKRQ; from the coding sequence ATGGCCAAGAGCTTCTACGGCTACGTCCGTGACGCCTGGAAGAAGTACAACGACGCCGACCACCTCGAGATCCGCCAGCAGCGCCTCATGGCGTGGCGCCGCGAGTCCGTCGTGGTCCGCATCGAGCGCCCGACCCGCATCGACCGCGCCCGCAGCCTCGGCTACCGCGCCAAGCAGGGCTACGTCATGGCCCGCGTGCGCGTCCGCCGCGGCGGTCTTCGCAAGGAGCGCCCGAGCCGCCGCCGCAAGGCCGTCGGTTTCGGTGTCGCGAGCATCTCGGCGTCGAAGTCCATCCAGCGCATCGGCGAGGAGCGCGTCCAGAAGCGCTTCCCGAACCTCGAGGTCCTGAACTCCTACTGGGTCGGCCAGGACGGCAAGCACAAGTTCTACGAGGTCATCCTCGTGGACCCCGTGCACCCGGTGATCAAGAACGATCCGAAGATCAGCTGGATCGCGCACCCCGGCAACACGAACCGCGTCTACCGCGGCAAGACGAGCGCCGGTCGCAAGGGCCGCGGCCTCCACAAGAAGGGCATCGGCACCGAGAAGAACCGCCCGTCGATCCGCGCGAACGACAACAAGCGGCAGTAG